A region from the Aliarcobacter thereius LMG 24486 genome encodes:
- a CDS encoding multidrug effflux MFS transporter, protein MKKRLINPKFITTISLIVILCYMAVDMYLASMPDIATYFQTSYAKVQLSLTFYLFALGIGQLFFGPLIDYFGRKKLLLFGFLVYAFCSFLITTASSVEIFLFYRIIQGLGVSLTYVSLISMIRDVSKGKVAAKIFAILITIGAITPILAPAIGGYIDQIFGWKSIFYVLCVLALILTFVSVFTLQETLKEEKRVKINFKNVFIIYASIFKDKKFIIPALATCLMYMFIFAYIAGASYAYREVYDIDAKTFGLLFGATGSALLLGALLSTKLLKIMDMDRLSITGATFIFIGALISFTSSNIAVIGLDGIVFGFFISFFGLGLAEASLFAIAMSSQKKSLGATAALLGSLQLLLPATVTLIAGYLVEISNFHWLSLILVLSILSFVFTVRVFRKKKA, encoded by the coding sequence TTGAAAAAAAGATTAATAAACCCTAAGTTTATAACAACAATTTCACTAATTGTAATTTTATGTTATATGGCTGTTGATATGTATCTAGCTTCAATGCCTGATATTGCAACATATTTCCAAACTTCATATGCAAAGGTACAGCTTTCGCTTACTTTTTATCTTTTTGCTTTGGGAATTGGACAACTGTTTTTTGGACCACTTATTGACTATTTTGGAAGAAAAAAACTTCTTCTATTTGGTTTTTTAGTTTATGCTTTTTGTTCATTTTTAATTACAACTGCATCAAGCGTTGAGATATTTTTATTTTATAGAATAATCCAAGGTTTGGGAGTATCTTTAACTTATGTTTCACTAATAAGTATGATAAGAGATGTTTCAAAAGGAAAAGTAGCAGCAAAAATATTTGCAATATTAATCACAATAGGAGCGATTACTCCAATTTTAGCACCTGCTATTGGTGGATATATTGATCAGATTTTTGGATGGAAATCAATATTTTATGTACTTTGTGTTTTAGCACTAATTTTAACTTTTGTATCAGTTTTTACTTTGCAAGAGACTTTAAAAGAAGAGAAAAGAGTAAAAATAAATTTTAAAAATGTATTTATTATATATGCTTCAATTTTCAAAGATAAAAAGTTTATAATCCCTGCTTTAGCAACTTGTCTTATGTATATGTTTATTTTTGCATATATTGCAGGTGCTTCTTATGCATATAGAGAAGTTTATGATATAGATGCAAAAACTTTTGGTCTTCTTTTTGGAGCAACGGGAAGTGCTTTATTACTTGGAGCTTTATTATCTACTAAACTTCTAAAAATTATGGATATGGATAGATTATCTATTACAGGAGCAACTTTTATATTTATTGGAGCTCTTATAAGTTTTACAAGCTCAAATATTGCTGTTATAGGTTTAGATGGAATTGTATTTGGATTTTTTATATCTTTCTTTGGTTTAGGTTTAGCAGAAGCAAGTCTTTTTGCTATTGCTATGTCTTCACAAAAAAAATCATTGGGAGCAACTGCTGCACTTTTAGGTTCTTTACAACTTTTACTTCCAGCAACAGTTACTTTAATAGCTGGATATCTAGTAGAGATTTCAAACTTTCATTGGCTTAGTTTGATTCTTGTTTTAAGTATCCTATCTTTTGTATTCACTGTAAGAGTATTTAGGAAGAAGAAAGCTTAA
- the pseG gene encoding UDP-2,4-diacetamido-2,4,6-trideoxy-beta-L-altropyranose hydrolase: MNILIRANSSSYIGTGHIMRDLVLAKQYLNDNIIFATENLDGNINHKIIEAGYKIELLKSNSFDKLNELIKKLNIDMIIIDSYEINYNFEKKLKELNPSLKIFVFDDTYEKHYCDILLNHNIYADEKRYKNLVPNNCELRCGSKYTLLREEFLEAKKQTKKIKKNKKIKTIFVAMGGADHTNKNIKILKIIKKFRKKNKEKIVVNLFTTNANKNLKQLNKYCKSKKWINLHINSRRIANYMIKSDLAIVTPSVTLNEVFYLDIPFIAIKTAKNQKYMYKYIVKDGYKTLRSFNKKELEKGIDKILGVENEKYKV, from the coding sequence ATGAATATTTTAATAAGAGCCAATTCATCCTCATATATTGGAACGGGGCATATTATGAGAGATTTGGTTTTAGCAAAACAATATTTAAATGATAATATTATTTTTGCTACAGAAAATTTAGATGGAAATATAAATCACAAAATTATTGAAGCAGGTTATAAAATAGAACTTCTAAAATCAAATAGTTTTGATAAATTAAACGAGTTAATTAAAAAATTAAATATCGATATGATAATAATTGATAGTTATGAAATAAATTATAATTTTGAGAAAAAATTAAAAGAGTTAAATCCAAGTTTAAAAATATTTGTGTTTGACGATACTTATGAAAAACATTATTGTGATATTTTATTAAATCATAATATTTATGCAGATGAAAAAAGATATAAAAATCTAGTACCAAATAATTGTGAATTAAGATGTGGAAGTAAATACACACTTTTAAGAGAAGAATTTTTAGAAGCTAAAAAACAAACAAAAAAAATAAAAAAAAATAAGAAAATAAAAACTATTTTTGTAGCTATGGGTGGAGCTGACCATACAAATAAAAATATAAAAATTTTAAAAATAATTAAGAAATTTAGAAAAAAGAATAAAGAAAAAATAGTAGTAAATCTTTTTACTACAAATGCAAATAAAAATCTAAAACAATTAAATAAATATTGTAAAAGTAAGAAATGGATAAATTTACATATTAATTCAAGAAGAATTGCTAATTATATGATTAAAAGTGATTTAGCAATAGTTACTCCAAGTGTTACTTTAAATGAAGTTTTTTATTTAGATATTCCTTTTATTGCTATAAAAACAGCTAAAAATCAAAAATATATGTATAAATATATAGTAAAAGATGGATATAAAACTTTGAGAAGCTTTAATAAAAAAGAGTTGGAAAAAGGTATAGATAAAATCTTAGGTGTAGAAAATGAAAAGTATAAAGTTTAA
- a CDS encoding sodium-dependent transporter — MHKNRFSRVGYVLAIAGSAIGLGNIWKFPYITGENGGGAFVLVFLLAVFSIGISIFIAEVILGKIVKKDAVTTFEVLSPKKHKYFKYIGFTFITGILIISFYPIVIAWILHYTVLSFTTLPASVDLAEKYFLNYSQTNLLSQISYFTFVFVLIAFIISKGIKKGIEKLNNMLIPALFIIFILMFFYSITLSGFPKAMEFMFKVDFENFDTNSILIAVGHAFFCLSVGVVTILTYSASISEDTHILKATLFVVIMDVLTAFLSGLIIFTIIFSADANVDKGVGLVFITLPAIFSDMGFAGTIFAIFFFLALAFAAITSAVSMIEPAIMYLMERKGYKRLKATITVSAFAYSLGLLAILSFSNDFKDYLTFYGRSFFDWLDFSTSAIMMPLGGIAISIFVAYIADKEVIRKALEPYLGKFLFSLWLIVLRYLTPFAIFVLMLKEAGLVSF, encoded by the coding sequence TTGCATAAAAATAGGTTTTCAAGAGTTGGATATGTTTTGGCGATTGCAGGAAGTGCAATTGGGCTTGGTAATATTTGGAAATTTCCTTATATTACAGGAGAAAATGGTGGTGGAGCTTTTGTTTTAGTATTCTTACTTGCAGTTTTTTCTATTGGAATTTCTATATTCATTGCTGAGGTGATTTTAGGAAAAATTGTAAAAAAAGATGCTGTTACAACTTTTGAAGTTTTATCTCCAAAAAAGCATAAATATTTTAAATATATTGGTTTTACTTTTATAACAGGAATCTTAATAATCTCTTTTTATCCTATTGTTATAGCTTGGATTTTACACTATACAGTTCTAAGCTTTACAACTTTGCCTGCAAGTGTGGATTTAGCTGAAAAGTATTTCTTGAACTATTCACAAACTAATCTTTTATCTCAAATATCATATTTTACATTTGTGTTTGTCTTAATTGCTTTTATTATTTCAAAAGGGATAAAAAAAGGGATAGAAAAATTAAATAATATGCTAATTCCTGCACTATTTATTATATTTATATTGATGTTTTTTTACTCTATTACTTTAAGTGGTTTTCCAAAAGCTATGGAGTTTATGTTTAAAGTAGATTTTGAGAATTTTGATACAAATTCAATCTTAATTGCAGTTGGACATGCATTCTTTTGTTTATCTGTTGGAGTTGTAACTATTTTGACTTATTCAGCTTCTATAAGTGAAGATACACATATCCTAAAAGCAACACTTTTTGTAGTAATTATGGATGTTTTAACTGCATTTTTATCAGGACTTATCATTTTTACAATAATATTTAGTGCAGATGCAAATGTAGATAAAGGAGTAGGATTGGTTTTTATAACTTTACCTGCAATTTTTTCTGATATGGGATTTGCTGGTACAATATTTGCAATATTTTTCTTTCTTGCTTTAGCTTTTGCTGCTATTACATCTGCTGTTTCAATGATAGAACCAGCAATTATGTATTTAATGGAGAGAAAAGGATATAAAAGATTAAAAGCAACAATTACTGTATCTGCTTTTGCATACAGCTTAGGACTTTTAGCAATATTATCTTTTTCAAATGATTTTAAAGATTATTTAACATTTTATGGAAGATCATTTTTTGATTGGTTAGATTTTTCTACATCTGCAATTATGATGCCTCTTGGAGGAATAGCAATATCAATTTTTGTCGCATATATTGCAGATAAAGAAGTTATAAGAAAAGCACTTGAACCATATTTAGGAAAGTTCTTATTCTCTTTATGGCTTATTGTTTTAAGATATTTAACACCTTTTGCAATATTTGTTTTAATGCTAAAAGAAGCAGGGCTTGTAAGTTTTTAG
- the pseF gene encoding pseudaminic acid cytidylyltransferase, protein MLNCVAIIPARGGSKRIPKKNIKNFHGKPLIAYSIEAAIKSKLFSKVIVSTDDEEIVEVSKNYGADIPFIRPKELCDDFTGTGAVVNHAIDFLKQNGEKIDFVCTIYATAPFLQEKYLIEGFTKLKNSTVKNAFSCTSMPFPIQRTFKITQDERCEMFWPENFMKRSQDLEEAYQDAGQFYWENLSIKSDEIMFGKDSIPIILPRCLVQDIDTLEDWQRAEIMYEAIRKSQDIKKI, encoded by the coding sequence GTGCTTAATTGTGTAGCAATAATTCCAGCACGTGGTGGAAGCAAAAGAATCCCTAAAAAAAATATAAAAAATTTTCATGGAAAACCACTTATTGCATATAGTATTGAAGCAGCAATTAAATCAAAACTTTTTTCCAAAGTTATAGTTTCAACAGATGATGAGGAGATTGTAGAAGTATCTAAAAATTATGGAGCAGATATTCCATTTATAAGACCAAAAGAACTTTGTGATGATTTTACTGGTACGGGAGCAGTTGTAAATCATGCAATAGATTTTTTAAAACAAAATGGAGAAAAAATAGATTTTGTTTGTACAATTTATGCAACAGCCCCATTTCTTCAAGAAAAATATCTAATAGAAGGTTTTACTAAACTCAAAAATTCAACTGTTAAAAATGCTTTTTCTTGTACTTCTATGCCATTTCCAATTCAAAGAACATTTAAAATCACTCAAGATGAAAGATGTGAGATGTTTTGGCCAGAAAATTTTATGAAACGAAGTCAGGATTTAGAAGAGGCTTATCAAGATGCTGGACAATTTTATTGGGAAAACTTAAGTATAAAATCAGATGAGATAATGTTTGGAAAAGATAGTATTCCTATAATACTTCCTAGATGTTTAGTACAAGATATTGATACACTTGAAGATTGGCAAAGGGCAGAGATTATGTATGAAGCTATTAGAAAATCACAAGATATAAAAAAGATTTGA
- the pseC gene encoding UDP-4-amino-4,6-dideoxy-N-acetyl-beta-L-altrosamine transaminase, whose translation MKTFIPYGKQNIDEDDIKAVIEVLKSDFLTTGPKIKEFEDKICEYTSAKYCVAVSNGTAALHLASMVLLEKGDKVLTTVNSFVATSNSILYLEAKPVFLDICEDGNIDLDLCEKELEKDSSIKAIYVVHFSGKIVNQEKLKYLKDKYGVKILEDCAHSLGAEKKGVKAGSCVNSDCSILSFHPVKHITTGEGGAITTNSKDIYEKLIQYRAHGISRDNFLDENMAKDEKGNTNSWYYEMQTLGFNYRITDFASALGLSQFKKLDSFIKKRKSIALNYDKIFSNSIVKPIYNFDKNSSYHLYVVCVDFSKLNITKAELFNKMRDKNIGLQLHYIPINKQVFYKDLGYGNEKTPKMDKYYKECFSLPMYPSLKEDEQKYVVETLLDILSA comes from the coding sequence ATGAAAACTTTTATTCCATATGGGAAACAAAATATAGATGAAGATGATATTAAAGCAGTTATTGAAGTTTTAAAATCAGATTTTTTAACAACAGGACCAAAAATAAAAGAGTTTGAAGATAAAATCTGTGAATACACAAGTGCAAAGTATTGTGTTGCGGTATCAAATGGTACAGCAGCACTTCATTTAGCTTCTATGGTTCTTTTAGAAAAAGGGGATAAGGTTTTAACAACCGTAAACTCTTTTGTTGCAACTTCAAATTCAATTTTGTATTTAGAAGCAAAACCAGTTTTTTTAGATATTTGTGAAGATGGAAATATAGATTTAGATTTATGTGAAAAAGAACTTGAAAAAGATAGCTCGATAAAAGCAATATATGTTGTGCACTTTTCAGGAAAAATTGTAAATCAAGAGAAACTAAAATATTTAAAAGATAAATATGGAGTAAAAATATTAGAAGATTGTGCACATTCTTTGGGTGCAGAAAAAAAAGGTGTAAAAGCTGGTTCTTGTGTAAACAGTGATTGTAGTATTTTGTCTTTTCATCCAGTTAAGCATATAACAACAGGAGAAGGTGGTGCTATTACTACAAATAGTAAAGATATATATGAAAAACTTATTCAATATAGAGCTCATGGAATAAGTAGAGATAATTTTTTAGATGAAAATATGGCAAAAGATGAAAAAGGAAACACAAATTCTTGGTACTATGAGATGCAAACTCTAGGTTTTAATTATAGAATTACAGATTTTGCCTCTGCATTAGGACTTAGCCAATTTAAAAAACTTGATAGCTTTATAAAAAAAAGAAAGAGTATTGCTTTAAATTATGATAAAATTTTTTCAAATAGTATTGTAAAACCAATATATAATTTTGATAAAAATTCATCTTATCATCTTTATGTGGTTTGTGTTGACTTTTCAAAGTTAAATATTACAAAAGCAGAATTATTTAATAAAATGAGAGATAAAAATATAGGTCTTCAGCTTCACTATATTCCTATAAATAAACAAGTTTTTTATAAAGACTTAGGATATGGGAATGAGAAAACTCCTAAAATGGATAAATATTATAAAGAGTGCTTTTCTCTTCCTATGTATCCAAGCTTAAAAGAAGATGAGCAAAAGTATGTTGTTGAAACTTTATTGGACATTTTAAGTGCTTAA
- the nfo gene encoding deoxyribonuclease IV, with protein MKFVGAHVSASGGVYNSPINASLIGAKAFALFTKNQRQWNAKALDNETIDRWFKELEKSGIQSKHILPHNSYLINLGHPDSDAREKSLNSFIDEVQRCEILALDKLNFHPGSHLRKISEDECLDNIAECLNISLEKTSGVKLVIENTAGQGSNLGYKFEHLAYLIDKVEDKSRIGVCIDTCHMFTAGYDIRTKEAYDKTWAEFDKIVGREYLAGMHINDSKPELGSRVDRHDSLGAGQIGWDAFKFIMNDSRMDDIPLVLETIDENIWAQEIETLYSFIGK; from the coding sequence ATGAAATTTGTTGGTGCTCATGTGAGTGCAAGTGGTGGAGTTTATAATTCACCAATAAATGCTAGTTTAATAGGAGCAAAAGCTTTTGCTTTATTTACTAAAAATCAAAGACAATGGAATGCAAAAGCTTTAGATAATGAGACAATTGATAGATGGTTTAAAGAGCTTGAAAAAAGTGGAATACAAAGTAAACATATTTTACCTCACAACTCATATCTTATAAATCTTGGGCATCCAGATAGTGATGCTAGAGAAAAATCTTTAAATAGTTTTATTGATGAAGTTCAAAGATGTGAAATATTAGCTTTAGATAAATTAAATTTTCATCCAGGTTCTCACTTAAGAAAAATAAGCGAAGATGAGTGTTTAGATAATATTGCAGAGTGTTTAAATATATCTTTAGAAAAAACAAGTGGTGTTAAACTTGTTATTGAAAATACTGCTGGTCAAGGAAGTAATCTTGGTTACAAATTTGAACATCTTGCATATTTAATAGATAAAGTTGAAGATAAAAGTAGAATTGGTGTATGTATTGATACTTGTCATATGTTTACAGCTGGTTATGATATTAGAACAAAAGAAGCCTATGATAAAACTTGGGCAGAATTTGACAAAATTGTAGGAAGAGAATATTTGGCAGGAATGCATATAAATGATTCAAAACCAGAACTTGGAAGCCGTGTTGATAGACATGATAGCCTTGGAGCTGGTCAAATTGGTTGGGATGCTTTTAAATTTATAATGAATGATTCTAGAATGGATGATATTCCACTTGTTTTAGAAACAATAGATGAAAACATTTGGGCACAAGAGATAGAAACTTTATATAGTTTTATAGGAAAATAG
- the pseB gene encoding UDP-N-acetylglucosamine 4,6-dehydratase (inverting), producing MFNGKNILITGGTGSFGKKYTEVLLEKYKPNKIIIFSRDELKQYEMAQEYNAKCMRYFIGDVRDNQRLKQATKDVDFIIHAAALKHVPIAEYNPMECIKTNIDGAQNVIEAALENGVKRVIALSTDKAANPVNLYGATKLASDKLFVAANNLVGKNDIKFSVVRYGNVVGSRGSVVPFFEKLIENGEKEIPITDEKMTRFFITLEDGVNFVLKNFERMQGGEIFIPKIPSMKIIDMATALAPNLSHKIIGIRPGEKLHEIMCPADDSHLTLEFDDHYVIKPTIKFSGYVDYSKNLLGEVGKPVLQGFEYNSGNNKQRLSNEEFLNMVKKA from the coding sequence ATGTTTAACGGAAAGAATATCTTAATAACTGGTGGGACGGGTAGTTTTGGTAAAAAATATACAGAAGTATTATTAGAAAAATACAAACCAAATAAAATAATAATTTTTAGTAGAGATGAATTAAAACAATATGAAATGGCTCAAGAGTACAATGCAAAATGTATGAGATATTTTATCGGTGATGTAAGAGATAATCAAAGATTAAAACAAGCAACAAAAGATGTTGATTTTATTATTCATGCAGCTGCACTTAAACATGTGCCTATTGCTGAGTATAATCCAATGGAGTGTATAAAAACAAATATTGATGGTGCCCAAAATGTAATTGAAGCAGCACTTGAAAATGGTGTAAAAAGAGTAATTGCTCTTTCAACAGACAAAGCTGCAAATCCAGTAAATCTGTATGGTGCTACAAAATTGGCTTCAGATAAGCTTTTTGTTGCCGCAAATAATCTTGTTGGAAAAAATGATATTAAATTTTCAGTAGTTAGATATGGAAATGTTGTAGGAAGTAGGGGATCAGTTGTTCCATTTTTTGAAAAACTAATCGAAAATGGAGAAAAAGAGATTCCTATAACAGATGAAAAAATGACAAGATTTTTTATAACTCTTGAAGATGGTGTAAATTTTGTATTGAAAAATTTTGAAAGAATGCAAGGTGGAGAGATTTTTATTCCAAAAATACCTTCAATGAAAATAATAGATATGGCAACAGCTCTTGCTCCAAATTTATCACACAAAATAATAGGTATAAGACCAGGAGAAAAATTACATGAAATTATGTGTCCAGCTGATGATAGTCACTTAACTTTGGAATTTGATGATCACTATGTAATCAAACCAACTATAAAATTTTCTGGATATGTAGATTATAGTAAAAACTTATTAGGCGAAGTAGGAAAACCTGTATTACAAGGTTTTGAATATAATTCAGGAAATAATAAACAAAGGCTAAGTAATGAAGAGTTTTTAAATATGGTAAAAAAAGCATGA
- a CDS encoding tetratricopeptide repeat protein — MSQFIKYSIIILISFAFTACFSKYKNSEVLQSELQTADSCINKKVKLEMDCYDLIAYKNSFAQLRLGIYELKIGNSTVAKDRFLLAKEAGNIYANVFLSSMYENGIFYKKDEEMAIKLLKDVEKLDPIAAYKISFYYLANDDAKKAIKLLEFSANAGVKDAQKELVILYSNGQYIKEDSEKSNYFDSLYQDKKKDFSKKIYAK, encoded by the coding sequence ATGTCACAATTTATTAAATATTCAATAATAATCTTAATCTCTTTTGCTTTTACTGCTTGTTTTTCAAAATATAAAAATAGTGAAGTTTTACAATCAGAGTTACAAACAGCAGATTCTTGTATAAATAAAAAAGTAAAACTAGAGATGGATTGTTATGATTTAATAGCTTATAAAAATAGTTTTGCACAATTAAGATTGGGAATTTATGAGCTTAAAATAGGAAACTCAACTGTTGCTAAAGATAGATTCCTTTTAGCAAAAGAGGCTGGAAATATCTATGCAAATGTTTTTTTATCTTCAATGTATGAAAACGGAATTTTCTATAAAAAAGATGAAGAGATGGCAATTAAACTTTTAAAAGATGTTGAAAAATTAGATCCAATAGCTGCATATAAAATATCTTTTTATTATTTAGCAAATGATGATGCAAAAAAGGCTATTAAGCTTCTTGAATTTTCAGCAAATGCTGGAGTTAAAGATGCACAAAAAGAGTTAGTGATTTTATATTCAAATGGACAATATATAAAAGAAGATAGTGAAAAATCAAACTATTTTGACTCATTATATCAAGATAAGAAAAAAGATTTTTCAAAAAAAATATATGCTAAATAA
- the dauA gene encoding C4-dicarboxylic acid transporter DauA encodes MIKSNIFAGLTVGIIALPLSMALAIGTGVPPELGLYTAIIAGIIAAIFGSSKVNISGPTAAFIVILIPIVQEFGVTGLLLCGLMSGVILVLVGAFKLGNLIELVPYPVTVGFTSGIAVVIATFQIKDFFGLTIENFTGSYLDKIFLLFQSFPTINLYEFLTASLTLLILILWKKSKSKIPPALIALSIVTLLVAYFNHKFGLNIATIHSTFSYEVGENSGTGIPPIPLQFILPWEFLKPEEINFALITKLLPHAIAIAILGALESLLCAVISDGITGNKTDPNKELIGQGITNIVVPFFGGIPATAAIARTVANINAGGTAKLASIVHSLFILVSILFIAPYISYLPMAGLSALLLIVAWNMSEIKHFKNIIKTAPKDDIYVLLTCFSLTVLIDMQVAVAVGIGLASVLFIKRTIELYSIELVSENKTLHPDLPKNVLIYDINGPMFFGAAQKAMKTLLSSSDKRDIVILNMKNVSMIDMTAMVALKSIIDTFAAKNKKLILSGLNNRVLKKLERAKFDYVTSFSNIEDSLEYVRHLENIILKEKA; translated from the coding sequence ATGATAAAAAGTAATATTTTTGCTGGTCTTACGGTTGGAATTATTGCTCTTCCTTTATCTATGGCACTTGCTATTGGAACGGGAGTTCCACCAGAACTAGGGCTTTATACTGCAATTATTGCTGGAATTATTGCAGCTATATTTGGTTCAAGTAAGGTAAATATATCAGGACCAACAGCTGCTTTTATAGTAATTTTAATTCCTATTGTTCAAGAGTTCGGAGTAACTGGACTTTTACTTTGTGGACTTATGTCAGGAGTTATTTTAGTTTTAGTTGGTGCATTTAAGTTAGGAAATCTAATAGAACTTGTTCCATATCCAGTTACAGTTGGATTTACTTCTGGAATTGCTGTTGTAATTGCAACTTTTCAGATAAAAGATTTTTTTGGACTTACAATTGAGAACTTTACAGGTTCATATCTTGATAAAATTTTTTTACTTTTTCAATCTTTTCCTACAATAAACTTATATGAATTTTTAACTGCTAGTTTAACTTTGCTTATTCTTATTTTATGGAAAAAATCAAAAAGTAAGATTCCACCAGCTTTGATAGCTTTAAGTATAGTAACTCTGCTTGTAGCATATTTTAATCATAAGTTTGGGCTAAATATTGCAACTATTCATTCAACTTTTTCTTATGAAGTTGGAGAAAATAGTGGAACAGGAATTCCACCAATTCCTTTACAGTTTATTCTTCCTTGGGAGTTTTTAAAACCAGAAGAGATAAATTTTGCTTTAATTACAAAACTACTTCCTCATGCAATTGCAATTGCAATTTTAGGTGCTTTGGAATCTTTATTGTGTGCAGTTATTAGTGATGGAATAACAGGTAATAAAACAGATCCAAATAAAGAGTTAATAGGTCAAGGAATCACAAATATTGTTGTTCCATTTTTTGGAGGAATTCCAGCAACTGCTGCAATAGCAAGAACGGTTGCAAATATAAATGCAGGTGGAACAGCAAAACTAGCAAGTATAGTTCACTCTTTATTTATTTTAGTTTCAATTTTATTCATTGCTCCATATATCTCTTATCTTCCAATGGCTGGATTATCTGCTCTTTTATTGATAGTTGCTTGGAATATGAGTGAAATTAAACACTTTAAAAATATTATTAAAACTGCACCAAAAGATGATATATATGTACTTCTTACATGTTTTTCATTGACTGTTTTAATTGATATGCAAGTTGCAGTTGCAGTTGGTATTGGATTAGCTTCAGTTCTATTTATAAAAAGAACTATTGAGTTATACTCAATTGAACTTGTAAGTGAAAATAAAACTCTACATCCAGATTTGCCAAAAAATGTTTTGATTTATGATATAAATGGACCAATGTTTTTTGGAGCTGCACAAAAAGCTATGAAAACACTACTTAGCTCAAGTGATAAAAGAGATATTGTTATTTTAAATATGAAAAATGTTTCTATGATTGATATGACAGCTATGGTTGCTTTAAAATCTATTATAGATACATTTGCAGCAAAAAATAAAAAACTTATTCTTTCAGGATTAAATAATAGAGTATTAAAAAAATTAGAAAGAGCAAAATTTGATTATGTTACAAGCTTTTCAAATATTGAAGATTCTTTAGAATATGTAAGGCATCTTGAAAATATAATTTTGAAAGAGAAAGCTTAA
- the recA gene encoding recombinase RecA, with protein sequence MDENQKKSLELAIKQIDKAFGKGTLIRLGDKEVIPTEAISTGSLGLDLALGVGGLPKGRVIEIYGPESSGKTTLTLHAIAEAQKAGGVCAFIDAEHALDVKYAKDIGVDIDNLLVSQPDFGEQALEILETVIRSGAVDLVVIDSVAALTPKVEIDGDMDDMQVGVQARLMSKALRKVTGLLSKMNCTVIFINQIRMKIGMTGYGSPETTTGGNALKFYSSVRLDIRRIATLKQGENSIGNRVKVKVVKNKVAAPFKQAEFDIMFGEGISKTGELVDYGVKLDIVDKAGAWFSYGDTKIGQGRENSKIFLRDNPEIAKEIEDKILNSMGINDTIITGSDDEDSSSDSLDD encoded by the coding sequence ATGGATGAAAATCAAAAAAAATCACTAGAATTAGCAATTAAACAAATAGACAAAGCTTTTGGAAAAGGTACTTTAATAAGACTTGGAGATAAAGAAGTTATTCCAACTGAAGCTATTAGTACAGGTTCTTTAGGACTTGATTTGGCTTTAGGTGTTGGTGGACTTCCAAAAGGAAGAGTTATAGAAATTTATGGACCTGAAAGTTCAGGAAAAACAACTCTTACTTTACATGCTATTGCAGAGGCACAAAAAGCTGGTGGAGTTTGCGCTTTTATAGATGCTGAACATGCTTTAGATGTAAAATATGCAAAAGATATTGGTGTTGATATTGATAATTTACTTGTTTCTCAGCCAGATTTTGGAGAACAAGCTTTAGAAATTCTTGAAACTGTTATTAGAAGTGGAGCTGTTGATTTAGTTGTTATTGACTCTGTTGCAGCACTTACACCAAAAGTTGAAATAGATGGTGATATGGATGATATGCAAGTTGGAGTTCAAGCAAGACTTATGAGTAAAGCTTTAAGAAAAGTTACTGGTCTTTTAAGCAAAATGAACTGTACAGTTATTTTTATTAATCAAATAAGAATGAAAATTGGAATGACTGGTTATGGAAGCCCTGAAACAACAACTGGTGGAAATGCACTTAAATTTTACTCTTCAGTTAGACTAGATATTAGAAGAATTGCTACACTTAAACAAGGTGAAAATTCTATTGGAAATAGAGTTAAAGTTAAAGTTGTAAAAAATAAAGTAGCTGCTCCATTTAAACAAGCTGAGTTTGATATTATGTTTGGAGAAGGAATTTCTAAAACAGGTGAACTTGTAGATTATGGAGTTAAACTTGATATTGTTGATAAAGCTGGAGCTTGGTTTAGCTATGGTGATACAAAAATTGGTCAAGGAAGAGAAAACTCTAAAATATTCTTAAGAGATAATCCAGAAATTGCAAAAGAGATAGAAGATAAAATCTTAAATTCTATGGGAATAAATGATACAATTATCACTGGAAGTGATGATGAAGATAGTTCTTCTGACTCTTTAGATGATTAA